The sequence GCTGCGGGGAAGATGAGCGGCCAGGGATTCCACGGCTCGAGCATCACGACCGGATGCATCAGCCGAGGCCCTCCTTCGTCCAGTCGAGGTTGATCTGCTGGCCGATGTAGACGGTCTCGCCGAAGTCGTGGATCTGCGGGTTCATGCGGAGCAGCTGCTGTTGGGGCACCTCGAATCGCTGCGCGATGTCGAAGAAGCTGTCGCCCGACATCACGGTGTAGCGGATCGGCATGCCGTTCGCGTCGAACTCGGCCGCGCCGGAGGCGCCGGTGATCGGACCGGTGTCGTAGGCCGGTCCCGGCTCGTAGACGGGCGCCGGCGCGTTGGGCACCGGCTCGGGGGCGGGCGCCGGTTCGGGTGCCGGCGCGGGCGGCACGGGCGCCGGCGGCGGCGTGGGCGTCGCGGTGACGGTCACCATCACGGTCTCGGCCGGTGGCGGCGACTGCGGGAAGCAGCCGGCGAGCAGCAGGGTCGCGGGAAGGACGGCGAGCAGGATGCCTCGGCGCCGCGTCGTTCGTCTCACCGTGTCGTGTCTCCCGCTCCGTTTCGCTCCGCCCACTCTATGCAGGCGCCTCGCCGACGTCCACGGATGCGCTCGGCGATGAGTGGACATATCCCGAATCTTTT is a genomic window of Agromyces protaetiae containing:
- a CDS encoding LysM peptidoglycan-binding domain-containing protein gives rise to the protein MRRTTRRRGILLAVLPATLLLAGCFPQSPPPAETVMVTVTATPTPPPAPVPPAPAPEPAPAPEPVPNAPAPVYEPGPAYDTGPITGASGAAEFDANGMPIRYTVMSGDSFFDIAQRFEVPQQQLLRMNPQIHDFGETVYIGQQINLDWTKEGLG